The Ziziphus jujuba cultivar Dongzao chromosome 3, ASM3175591v1 region CAGGACGAGAAAACGCATGGTCCTGGTTTTGGGAAGCGAATGCGAGGCGATTTGAGAGCTTCATCGATAATGAGGGACCGTGGGCTTTGGCTTAACCGTGATAAGAGGATTGTGGGTTCCATTCCTGGTGTTTATATTGGCGATTTGTTCTTCTTCCGTATGGAATTGTGCGTTGTGGGATTGCATGGTCAGGCACAAGCTGGTATAGACTATGTTCCTGCGAGCCAGAGCTCCAATGGAGAGCCAATTGCAACCAGTGTCATTGTCTCTGGTGGGTATGAGGACGATGAAGATGCTGGGGATGTGATAATTTATACAGGTCATGGAGGGCAGGACAAATTTTCTAGGCAATGTGTTCATCAGAAATTGGAAGGTGGAAATCTTGCACTTGAAAGGAGTATGCATTATGGGATTGAAGTGAGGGTCATCAGAGGGATCAAATACCAGGGAAGTATTACAAGTAAAGTTTATGTTTATGATGGTTTATATAGAATTCTTGATTGTTGGTTTGATGTGGGAAAGTCTGGTTTTGGGGTTTATAAGTATAAGCTTTCGAGAATTGAGGGACAAGGTGAAATGGGTAGCTCCATTCTTAGGTTTGCTGAGACCCTTAGGACATCTCCATTGTCGGTGAGGCCAAGAGGTTATCTTAGTCTAGATATTTCGATGAAGAAGGAGAATATGCCTGTTATGATTTTCAATGACATCGATTCTGATAAGGAACCTATGTATTATGACTATCTTGTTAGCACTGTCTTCCCACCGTTTGCTTATCATCAGTCGGTGAATGGGACAGGTTGTGactgcacttcaacttgttctGATGATTGCTTTTGTGCTTTGAAAAATGGAGGGCAGTTTGCTTATGATCATAATGCGATGCTTTTGAGAGGGAAGCCTATAGTTTTCGAATGCGGACCCTTCTGCCGATGTCCACCGCAATGCCGGAATCGTGTGTCACAGAAAGGGTCGAGGAATAGACTGGAAGTGTTTAGGTCCAGGGAAACAGGTTGGGGAGTTAGGTCCTTTGACTTGATACATGCTGGTGCCTTTATATGTGAGTATACTGGGGTTGTTCTCACAAGGGAGCAAGCTCAAATTGTTTCGATGAATGGTGATAACTTGATCTATCCACATAGGTTTTCTGATAGATGGGCAGAATGGGGGGATTTATCTCAAATATACTCTGATTATGTTCGTCCCTCCTATCCCTCAATTCCTCCATTGGATTTTGCAATAGATGTATCAAAGATGAGGAATGTTGCCTGTTATATTAGCCACAGCTCAGCTCCTAATGTTATGGTGCAGTATGTGTTATATGATCACAACAATTTGATGTTCCCTCA contains the following coding sequences:
- the LOC107422747 gene encoding histone-lysine N-methyltransferase family member SUVH9, whose protein sequence is MGSLVPFQDLNLLPESSMAATTTTTTNTTTTTTTSTPQTITLKIPKIEPKTELLDEFYATHQTHQEPQTLFPTPSPSALTNTQFTVYSEKESRTTPDTSQASSAISSDQDNVYSEFYRISELFRSAFAKRFQGYGGQDVEVVDPDTRAIVPVPEENSNISSNNNNNNNNDNNNNNNNNNNNDNNNNSNQGVSTTMVVPKRRIQPRSSELVRVSDLTVADQRCFRDVVRRTRMIYDSLRIFMVLQDEKTHGPGFGKRMRGDLRASSIMRDRGLWLNRDKRIVGSIPGVYIGDLFFFRMELCVVGLHGQAQAGIDYVPASQSSNGEPIATSVIVSGGYEDDEDAGDVIIYTGHGGQDKFSRQCVHQKLEGGNLALERSMHYGIEVRVIRGIKYQGSITSKVYVYDGLYRILDCWFDVGKSGFGVYKYKLSRIEGQGEMGSSILRFAETLRTSPLSVRPRGYLSLDISMKKENMPVMIFNDIDSDKEPMYYDYLVSTVFPPFAYHQSVNGTGCDCTSTCSDDCFCALKNGGQFAYDHNAMLLRGKPIVFECGPFCRCPPQCRNRVSQKGSRNRLEVFRSRETGWGVRSFDLIHAGAFICEYTGVVLTREQAQIVSMNGDNLIYPHRFSDRWAEWGDLSQIYSDYVRPSYPSIPPLDFAIDVSKMRNVACYISHSSAPNVMVQYVLYDHNNLMFPHLMLFAMENIPPLRELSLDYGVADEWTAKLSICN